From the Theobroma cacao cultivar B97-61/B2 chromosome 2, Criollo_cocoa_genome_V2, whole genome shotgun sequence genome, one window contains:
- the LOC18609932 gene encoding plant UBX domain-containing protein 7 isoform X2, whose amino-acid sequence MEGILSATDKQRMVSSFLEIAVGQTAETATQFLQATSWKLDEAIQLFYVGNEGGVVASSSESPALENVDSWASQNSGELNEPANDNVGSTGGDDVRPPLPVVRETLYDDGMLYGASRLGYPPQQLSSSVAFRNFDEEMKRPGVWESDEGASSTVDAPRDNLASLYRPPFHLMFQGPFEKAKAAASLEDKWLLVNLQSTKEFSSHMLNRDTWGNEAVSQTIKTNFIFWQVYDDSSEGRKVCTYYKLDSIPVVLVIDPITGQKMRFWCGMVQPESLLEDLVQFMDGGPRDYHATLSHKRPRGSSVTPQQKVKDETIEDEEMLRAVAASMGNVKDFCKTASGDKVLSNIDKEEPCLTKKPTYPPLPEEPKGDRSLLCRVGVRLPDGRRVQRNFLRTDSIQLLWSFCCAQLGEAESKPFRLTQPIPGASKSLDFDSKLTFEESGLANSMISVAWE is encoded by the exons ATGGAGGGAATATTGTCTGCGACTGATAAGCAGAGAATGGTCTCCTCCTTCCTCGAGATCGCCGTTGGTCAAACTGCCGAAACCGCCACGCAGTTTTTGCAA GCTACAAGTTGGAAGCTGGATGAAGCTATTCAGCTGTTTTATGTGGGTAATGAAGGTGGTGTGGTTGCATCGTCTTCAGAGTCTCCAGCACTGGAAAATGTGGATTCTTGGGCCAGTCAAAATTCTGG TGAGTTAAACGAACCTGCAAATGATAATGTTGGATCCACTGGTGGAGATGATGTACGCCCTCCTTTACCTGTAGTAAGGGAGACACTTTATGATGATGGAATGCTATATGG GGCATCAAGGTTGGGATATCCTCCCCAACAGTTGAGTTCGTCAGTTGCATTCCGTAATTTTGATGAGGAAATGAAGCGCCCTGGGGTTTGGGAATCAGATGAAGGTGCTTCTTCCACAGTAGATGCTCCTCGAGATAATCTTGCCTCTTTATATCGTCCTCCCTTTCATTTAATGTTTCAAGGACCATTTGAAAAG GCAAAAGCTGCTGCATCTCTTGAGGACAAGTGGCTCCTTGTGAACTTGCAATCTACAAAGGAGTTCAGCTCACATATG CTTAATCGAGATACATGGGGAAATGAAGCAGTTTCTCAAACCATTAAAACCAACTTTATTTTCTGGCAG GTGTATGATGATTCAAGTGAGGGCAGGAAAGTTTGCACCTATTACAAACTAGATTCGATTCCAGTAGTTCTCGTTATTGACCCAATCACAGGACAGAAAATGCGCTTCTGGTGTGGAATGGTTCAACCAGAGAGTTTGCTGGAG GACCTGGTTCAATTCATGGATGGTGGCCCAAGGGATTATCATGCAACTCTGTCTCATAAACGTCCAAGAGGAAGCTCAGTTACTCCTCAACAAAAAGTTAAAG ATGAAACTATCGAAGATGAGGAAATGCTAAGAGCAGTAGCAGCTTCTATGGGGAACGTGAAAGACTTTTGTAAAACAGCTTCAGGTGATAAAGTTTTATCCAATATTGACAAGGAggaaccatgcttaactaagAAGCCTACATATCCACCTTTGCCTGAAGAACCTAAGGGTGATAGGAGCCTCCTATGTAGGGTTGGAGTCCGTCTTCCTGATGGACGTAGGGTGCAGAGAAATTTTCTTCGTACTGATTCAATACAG CTACTGTGGTCATTCTGCTGTGCTCAACTTGGTGAAGCTGAATCAAAGCCATTCCGCTTGACCCAGCCGATTCCAGGAGCTTCAAAATCTCTGGATTTTGATAGTAAATTAACGTTTGAGGAGTCGGGGCTCGCCAATTCTATGATCTCGGTTGCATGGGAATGA
- the LOC18609930 gene encoding defensin-like protein, giving the protein MTRMIESEISPFASFFFPFPFFSICPRYNTCVFVPFVDYCSTPNPYIKASHWFCFPCIQISLSLSLSVIVFMERSTRLFSAAFVLLLLLLATEMGPKAAEARTCQSQSHRFKGMCMRKSNCAAVCQTEGFHSGHCRGFHRRCFCTKHC; this is encoded by the exons ATGACGCGAATGATCGAATCTGAGATCTCTCCTtttgcttctttcttctttcctttccccTTTTTCTCGATCTGTCCCAGATATAACACATGCGTGTTCGTCCCTTTTGTCGACTACTGCTCCACTCCTAACCCTTATATAAAGGCCTCACACTGGTTTTGCTTTCCTTGCATccaaatctctctctctctctctctttctgtCATTGTGTTCATGGAGCGGTCCACGCGTTTATTCTCAGCTGCCTTTGTTCTTCTGTTGCTTCTTCTGGCGACAG AGATGGGGCCAAAGGCAGCGGAAGCAAGGACATGCCAGTCTCAGAGCCATCGCTTCAAGGGCATGTGCATGAGGAAGAGTAACTGTGCCGCCGTCTGCCAGACGGAAGGTTTCCACAGTGGACATTGCCGAGGCTTTCATCGCCGATGCTTCTGCACTAAACACTGTTAG
- the LOC18609931 gene encoding trihelix transcription factor ASR3 translates to MSNPPPPLPPTLHPQPPYITAATTVTPSPTPTNREYRKGNWTIQETLTLITAKRLDDERRTKPSTSSPSKPGELRWKWVENYCWDHGCLRSQNQCNDKWDNLLRDYKKVRHYQSQSQSQSSDHFPSYWSMERHQRKLHNLPTNMSPEVFEALNDLLQRKYSTQQQQQSTGSIQQQQQKQPCISQLSEQVAAGTDQQAPEVEAPVTGSEESDSSETESSENLGSETKRKKVRKIGSSIMQSASVLAQTLKSCEEKKDKRHQEVMELEQRRLQIEETRNEVNRKGITDLVAAMTNLSGAIQSLIANHYDQT, encoded by the exons ATGTCCAACCCTCCACCACCCTTGCCTCCAACCCTCCACCCCCAACCACCGTATATAACAGCAGCAACCACCGTCACCCCTAGCCCCACCCCCACCAACCGTGAATACCGCAAAGGAAACTGGACAATCCAAGAAACTCTAACCCTCATCACAGCCAAAAGACTAGACGATGAACGCCGCACAAAACCTTCCACAAGCTCACCTTCGAAACCTGGAGAACTGAGGTGGAAATGGGTTGAAAACTATTGCTGGGATCATGGCTGCTTGCGCAGCCAAAACCAATGCAACGACAAGTGGGATAACCTCCTCCGTGACTACAAAAAAGTTCGCCACTACCAATCCCAATCCCAATCCCAGTCCTCTGATCACTTCCCTTCTTACTGGTCCATGGAAAGGCACCAACGTAAGCTCCACAACTTGCCTACCAACATGTCTCCCGAAGTCTTCGAAGCCCTTAATGATCTCCTTCAAAGAAAATACAGCACCCAACAACAACAGCAAAGTACTGGTAGCATTCAGCAACAGCAACAAAAGCAACCTTGTATTTCCCAATTATCAGAGCAAGTAGCTGCCGGGACAGATCAACAGGCGCCGGAGGTTGAAGCTCCGGTGACGGGTTCAG AAGAGTCAGATTCTTCGGAGACAGAGTCAAGTGAAAATCTGGGTTCAGAGACCAAACGCAAGAAAGTTCGGAAAATTGGTTCCAGCATAATGCAAAGTGCTTCAGTTTTGGCCCAAACCCTTAAAAGCTGCGAGGAGAAGAAAGACAAACGACACCAAGAAGTGATGGAGCTGGAGCAGCGTCGACTCCAAATCGAAGAAACTCGAAACGAAGTTAACAGGAAAGGAATTACTGATCTTGTTGCTGCCATGACCAACTTATCTGGCGCAATTCAGTCCCTTATTGCCAATCATTATGATCAAACGTga
- the LOC18609932 gene encoding plant UBX domain-containing protein 7 isoform X1 has product MEGILSATDKQRMVSSFLEIAVGQTAETATQFLQATSWKLDEAIQLFYVGNEGGVVASSSESPALENVDSWASQNSGELNEPANDNVGSTGGDDVRPPLPVVRETLYDDGMLYGASRLGYPPQQLSSSVAFRNFDEEMKRPGVWESDEGASSTVDAPRDNLASLYRPPFHLMFQGPFEKAKAAASLEDKWLLVNLQSTKEFSSHMLNRDTWGNEAVSQTIKTNFIFWQVYDDSSEGRKVCTYYKLDSIPVVLVIDPITGQKMRFWCGMVQPESLLEDLVQFMDGGPRDYHATLSHKRPRGSSVTPQQKVKVSTDETIEDEEMLRAVAASMGNVKDFCKTASGDKVLSNIDKEEPCLTKKPTYPPLPEEPKGDRSLLCRVGVRLPDGRRVQRNFLRTDSIQLLWSFCCAQLGEAESKPFRLTQPIPGASKSLDFDSKLTFEESGLANSMISVAWE; this is encoded by the exons ATGGAGGGAATATTGTCTGCGACTGATAAGCAGAGAATGGTCTCCTCCTTCCTCGAGATCGCCGTTGGTCAAACTGCCGAAACCGCCACGCAGTTTTTGCAA GCTACAAGTTGGAAGCTGGATGAAGCTATTCAGCTGTTTTATGTGGGTAATGAAGGTGGTGTGGTTGCATCGTCTTCAGAGTCTCCAGCACTGGAAAATGTGGATTCTTGGGCCAGTCAAAATTCTGG TGAGTTAAACGAACCTGCAAATGATAATGTTGGATCCACTGGTGGAGATGATGTACGCCCTCCTTTACCTGTAGTAAGGGAGACACTTTATGATGATGGAATGCTATATGG GGCATCAAGGTTGGGATATCCTCCCCAACAGTTGAGTTCGTCAGTTGCATTCCGTAATTTTGATGAGGAAATGAAGCGCCCTGGGGTTTGGGAATCAGATGAAGGTGCTTCTTCCACAGTAGATGCTCCTCGAGATAATCTTGCCTCTTTATATCGTCCTCCCTTTCATTTAATGTTTCAAGGACCATTTGAAAAG GCAAAAGCTGCTGCATCTCTTGAGGACAAGTGGCTCCTTGTGAACTTGCAATCTACAAAGGAGTTCAGCTCACATATG CTTAATCGAGATACATGGGGAAATGAAGCAGTTTCTCAAACCATTAAAACCAACTTTATTTTCTGGCAG GTGTATGATGATTCAAGTGAGGGCAGGAAAGTTTGCACCTATTACAAACTAGATTCGATTCCAGTAGTTCTCGTTATTGACCCAATCACAGGACAGAAAATGCGCTTCTGGTGTGGAATGGTTCAACCAGAGAGTTTGCTGGAG GACCTGGTTCAATTCATGGATGGTGGCCCAAGGGATTATCATGCAACTCTGTCTCATAAACGTCCAAGAGGAAGCTCAGTTACTCCTCAACAAAAAGTTAAAG TGTCAACAGATGAAACTATCGAAGATGAGGAAATGCTAAGAGCAGTAGCAGCTTCTATGGGGAACGTGAAAGACTTTTGTAAAACAGCTTCAGGTGATAAAGTTTTATCCAATATTGACAAGGAggaaccatgcttaactaagAAGCCTACATATCCACCTTTGCCTGAAGAACCTAAGGGTGATAGGAGCCTCCTATGTAGGGTTGGAGTCCGTCTTCCTGATGGACGTAGGGTGCAGAGAAATTTTCTTCGTACTGATTCAATACAG CTACTGTGGTCATTCTGCTGTGCTCAACTTGGTGAAGCTGAATCAAAGCCATTCCGCTTGACCCAGCCGATTCCAGGAGCTTCAAAATCTCTGGATTTTGATAGTAAATTAACGTTTGAGGAGTCGGGGCTCGCCAATTCTATGATCTCGGTTGCATGGGAATGA